Proteins from a single region of Nonomuraea gerenzanensis:
- a CDS encoding T3SS effector HopA1 family protein, which produces MDGNSTAALADAPALAPQLRSLIEAVDLAPDGLSARVGERTVEVDSPRALWPALGTAMYEVFHSGHRHDPGARPGMRDPDLERELTAGVPHRFTTALAKVHAPAPDWVVELLDVRVRVPADRVVAVEDGGLAVVRADAIRPALSPGFFLCDGSAGTVLGAGPILRLYVHLAGPAFTPPAWAGALAALEEAQVPYRAKAFSNPAGYPRRDAMVFYLEEQGWPALESLVAAVSAFPGRVDDTSRFARRVGPGLAVAWDPADDRPGMRRLSFGEHRARILAQGLLAGGDPAGAVAGAFAAAGIDPAEPFRNRTSPRLRIGGVPL; this is translated from the coding sequence ATGGACGGCAACAGCACGGCGGCGCTGGCCGATGCTCCTGCGCTGGCCCCGCAGCTGCGATCGCTCATCGAGGCGGTGGACCTCGCCCCTGACGGGCTGAGCGCCCGGGTGGGCGAGCGGACGGTCGAGGTGGACAGCCCGCGCGCGCTCTGGCCGGCGCTGGGGACGGCCATGTACGAGGTCTTCCACAGCGGCCACCGGCACGATCCCGGCGCGCGCCCGGGGATGCGGGACCCGGACCTGGAGCGGGAGCTGACCGCCGGGGTGCCGCACCGGTTCACCACCGCCCTGGCCAAGGTGCACGCCCCGGCCCCCGACTGGGTCGTCGAGCTGCTCGACGTCAGGGTGCGGGTGCCGGCGGACCGGGTGGTGGCCGTGGAGGACGGCGGCCTGGCGGTGGTGCGGGCGGATGCGATCAGGCCGGCGCTGTCGCCGGGCTTCTTCCTGTGCGACGGCTCGGCCGGGACGGTGCTGGGCGCCGGCCCGATCCTGCGGCTGTACGTGCACCTGGCCGGCCCCGCCTTCACCCCGCCGGCCTGGGCGGGCGCGCTGGCGGCGCTGGAGGAGGCGCAGGTGCCCTACCGGGCCAAGGCGTTCTCCAACCCCGCCGGGTACCCGCGCCGCGACGCCATGGTGTTCTACCTGGAGGAGCAGGGCTGGCCGGCGCTGGAATCGCTGGTGGCGGCCGTCTCGGCGTTCCCCGGCCGGGTGGACGACACCTCGCGCTTCGCCCGGCGGGTCGGGCCCGGCCTGGCCGTCGCGTGGGATCCCGCCGACGACCGGCCGGGGATGCGGCGGCTGAGCTTCGGCGAGCACCGCGCCAGGATCCTGGCGCAGGGGCTGCTGGCCGGCGGCGATCCCGCCGGGGCGGTCGCCGGAGCCTTCGCCGCGGCCGGCATCGATCCCGCCGAGCCGTTCCGCAACCGCACCTCGCCGCGCTTACGGATCGGCGGTGTGCCGCTGTGA